The proteins below come from a single Mustela nigripes isolate SB6536 chromosome 14, MUSNIG.SB6536, whole genome shotgun sequence genomic window:
- the SRSF4 gene encoding serine/arginine-rich splicing factor 4: protein MPRVYIGRLSYQARERDVERFFKGYGKILEVDLKNGYGFVEFDDLRDADDAVYELNGKDLCGERVIVEHARGPRRDGSYGSGRSGYGYRRSGRDKYGPPTRTEYRLIVENLSSRCSWQDLKDYMRQAGEVTYADAHKGRKNEGVIEFVSYSDMKRALEKLDGTEVNGRKIRLVEDKPGSRRRRSYSRSRSHSRSRSRSRHSRKSRSRSGSSKSSHSKSRSRSRSGSHSRSKSRSRSQSRSRSKKEKSRSPSKDDKSRSRSRSADKRRSKSKDQAEEKVQNSDGAGKSKSRSPSRHKSKSKSRSRSPERRVEEKRASVSRSRSKEKSRSQEQGVHRSRSRSQGGSRSRSRSKSKDKRKGRKRSREESRSRSRSRSRSRSKSERSRKRGSKRDSKSGGSKKKKKEDAERSQSRSRSRSASKEREHAKAESGQREGRGESADAGANQETRSRSRSNSKSKPNPPSESRSRSKSASKTRSRSKSRSRSASRSPSRSRSRSHSRS, encoded by the exons ATATGGGTTTGTGGAGTTTGATGATCTGCGTGATGCAGATGATGCTGTTTATGAACTAAATGGCAAAGACCTTTGTGGTGAGCGAGTAATTGTTGAGCATGCCCGCGGCCCACGTCGAGATGGCAGTTACGGTTCTGGACGCA GTGGATATGGTTATAGAAGAAGTGGCCGAGATAAATATGGCCCTCCTACCCGTACAGAATACAGACTTATTGTGGAGAATTTGTCAAGTAGATGCAGCTGGCAAGACCTAAAG gattatatgCGTCAGGCAGGAGAAGTGACCTATGCAGATGCTCACAAGGGACGCAAAAATGAAGGGGTGATTGAATTTGTGTCCTATTCTGATATGAAAAGAGCTTTGGAAAAGTTAGATGGAACTGAAGTCAATGGCAGAAAAATCAGATTAGTTGAAGACAAGCCAGGTTCTCGACGACGCCGGTCCTACTCCAGGAGCCGGAGCCACTCAAG GTCTCGTTCCCGAAGCAGACATTCTCGTAAGAGCAGAAGCCGAAGCGGCAGCAGCAAAAGCAGCCATTCTAAGAGCAGATCCCGGTCCAG GTCAGGCTCGCATTCCCGGAGCAAGAGCCGCAGCCGCAGCCAGAGCCGCAGCCGCAGCAAGAAGGAAAAGAGCCGGAGCCCCAGCAAGGATGACAagagccgcagccgcagccgcagcgCCGACAAGCGCCGCAGCAAGAGTAAAGACCAGGCCGAAGAGAAGGTCCAGAACAGCGACGGCGCCGGCAAGTCCAAGAGCCGGAGTCCCAGTCGGCACAAAAGCAAGAGCAAAAGTCGCAGCAGGAGTCCGGAGAGGCGAGTGGAGGAGAAGCGCGCGAGCGTGAGCAGGAGCAGAAGCAAGGAGAAGAGCCGCAGCCAGGAGCAGGGCGTGCACAGGAGCCGCAGCCGCAGCCAAGGCggcagccgcagccgcagccgcagcaAAAGCAAGGACAAGCggaagggcaggaagaggagCCGTGAGGagagccgcagccgcagccgcagccgcagccgcagccgcagcaAGAGCGAGAGGAGCCGAAAGCGGGGCAGTAAGCGCGACAGCAAGTCGGGCGGcagcaagaagaagaagaaggaggacgCCGAGCGCTCGCAGTCCCGGTCGCGGTCCCGCTCGGCGTCCAAGGAGCGGGAGCACGCCAAGGCCGAGTCCGGCCAGAGGGAGGGCCGCGGAGAGAGTGCGGATGCCGGCGCCAACCAGGAGACCCGGTCCCGGTCGAGGTCCAATTCCAAGTCCAAACCCAACCCTCCGTCAGAATCACGCTCCAGATCAAAGTCCGCTTCAAAAACCCGGTCTCGGTCCAAGTCCAGATCCAGGTCTGCGTCCAGATCGCCCTCTCGGTCTAGATCCAGGTCCCACTCGCGGTCCTAA